One genomic window of Deltaproteobacteria bacterium includes the following:
- a CDS encoding branched-chain amino acid ABC transporter permease, producing MDLFLAYQSLLAFVGINGLLALSVYATLSCGQLSLANAGFMAIGAYTGALITLHAKGVPFVAVLAASALAPAIVAVPLGLPVLRLRGVFLAIATVGFGEVVRLAFVNWDYTNGAMGLVAIPQRTKLWTIALSLALTLFVLGRLRGSRTGYALEAIREDETAARTMGIYTTGHKMAMLVLGAAIAGLAGGLEAHFTFMVAPGTYRFERVVEWLVQAVVGGTAAFYGPVVGAAFLTVLPEVLREAGARLGLAPGPFRLFLNGAILLAVILYLPNGLVSLPARFRRRAAGLA from the coding sequence ATGGACCTGTTCCTTGCCTACCAATCCTTGCTCGCGTTCGTGGGCATCAATGGCCTGCTCGCGCTCTCCGTGTACGCGACGCTTTCCTGCGGGCAGCTCTCGCTGGCCAACGCCGGCTTCATGGCCATCGGCGCCTATACGGGCGCGCTGATCACGTTGCACGCCAAGGGCGTGCCGTTCGTCGCCGTGCTCGCTGCTTCCGCATTGGCGCCCGCCATCGTGGCCGTTCCCCTCGGTCTGCCCGTGCTGCGGCTGCGCGGCGTTTTCCTCGCCATCGCCACCGTCGGCTTCGGCGAGGTCGTGAGGCTCGCCTTCGTCAACTGGGACTACACGAACGGCGCCATGGGCCTCGTCGCCATTCCCCAGCGGACGAAGCTGTGGACCATCGCGCTCTCGCTTGCCCTCACGCTCTTCGTGCTGGGGCGACTGCGCGGCTCGCGTACCGGTTACGCGCTGGAGGCGATCCGCGAGGACGAGACGGCGGCGCGCACGATGGGCATCTACACCACCGGCCACAAGATGGCGATGCTGGTGCTGGGAGCTGCGATCGCCGGCCTCGCCGGAGGTCTGGAGGCGCACTTTACGTTCATGGTCGCGCCCGGCACGTATCGCTTCGAGCGCGTCGTGGAATGGCTGGTGCAGGCGGTGGTCGGCGGCACCGCCGCCTTCTACGGTCCCGTCGTCGGCGCCGCGTTCCTCACCGTGCTTCCCGAGGTCCTGCGCGAGGCCGGCGCGCGGTTGGGGCTTGCTCCGGGTCCATTCCGGCTCTTCCTGAACGGGGCCATCCTCCTGGCGGTGATCCTCTACCTCCCGAACGGCCTGGTCTCTCTACCCGCCCGCTTCCGTCGCCGCGCAGCGGGTCTCGCGTGA
- a CDS encoding ABC transporter ATP-binding protein yields MNGPLLEVRDLRVAYGHVEAVRGVSLSVAAGEIVALIGPNGAGKSSTLNAIGGLLRPTGGSVRLEGRELAGVASHAAVAAGIVLVPEGRAILQRMSVAENLRIGAEARPWPGGREQARAAIEDQIRRFPSLQRRLDAPAGALSGGEQQMLAIARGVLARPRILLLDEPSMGLAPLLVRQIFDIVGDIHRQGTTILLVEQNARMALQVAQQAYVLERGEVALHGPAAELAQDPRLQAAYLGGDVEAS; encoded by the coding sequence GTGAACGGGCCACTCCTCGAGGTGCGCGACCTGCGCGTCGCTTACGGCCACGTCGAGGCGGTGCGCGGGGTATCGCTCTCGGTGGCAGCGGGAGAGATCGTCGCGCTGATCGGGCCGAACGGAGCCGGGAAGAGCAGCACGTTGAATGCGATCGGCGGCCTCTTGCGTCCGACGGGCGGGAGCGTCCGCCTCGAGGGCCGCGAGCTCGCCGGTGTCGCTTCCCACGCCGCCGTCGCCGCCGGCATCGTGCTGGTCCCGGAGGGTCGCGCAATCCTGCAGCGGATGAGCGTCGCCGAGAACCTCCGCATCGGCGCCGAGGCGCGGCCCTGGCCCGGGGGCCGTGAACAGGCGCGCGCCGCCATCGAGGATCAGATCCGGCGGTTCCCTTCCCTGCAGCGGCGACTGGACGCTCCGGCGGGCGCGCTTTCCGGAGGCGAGCAGCAGATGCTTGCCATAGCCCGCGGTGTTCTGGCACGGCCGAGGATCCTCCTCCTCGACGAGCCATCGATGGGGCTTGCGCCTCTGCTGGTGCGGCAGATCTTCGACATCGTCGGCGACATCCACCGGCAGGGAACGACCATCCTGCTCGTCGAGCAGAACGCGCGCATGGCGCTCCAAGTGGCGCAGCAGGCGTACGTGCTCGAGCGCGGCGAGGTCGCACTGCACGGTCCTGCGGCGGAGCTTGCGCAGGACCCGAGGCTGCAGGCGGCGTATCTTGGAGGAGACGTCGAGGCGTCGTGA
- a CDS encoding S9 family peptidase, with protein sequence MFGPMRSLIAASFIAFPAAAGPDPASVLRTLQSTVELHDVALSRDGARVGWVEQVQTPDGPSPDESIVQVLDRTTPSATPVRLTAGKDGKAHDEHDLDFSPDGRSLAFLSDAAQPHQLQLYVADLGNATVRQLTQVSGHLSKPRFRPDGREIAVLFIEGGADEQGPLKPAARRTGVVDEQVKEQRLALVPADGSAPLRAVSPPDLFLYEYDWRPDGGAVAATGAHGSGDDNWWIAKLFSIDTHTGAARVVHSPSLQICEPTFSPDGSRIAFIEGLMSDAGANGGDIFVVPGDGSSKPRNLTAGLRGTPATLRWLKPGEILLGLQIEGTSAFASVPVAGGKPTILWRGAENVHVEWSVGGSFSGDGNVSAAVRESFDRAPEVIAGALGTWQPVTQRNAALRPVAGAARSLRWKSDAFDVQGWLLTPGEPPALGTKAPMVVIVHGGPASAVRPSWSQTALLLASQGYYVLMPNPRGSFGGGEAFTRANVKDFGYGDLRDIVRGVDAAVRVAPVDPKRVGIYGHSYGGYMTMWAVTRTHRFAAAVASAGIADWQSYYGQNRIDQWMLPYFGKSVYEDPQVYARSSPITFIRNVRTPTLVLHGERDAEVPLPQGYEFWHALKALGVETQLVVYEDEGHRIQRPDHVRDRVERIVGWFDSHLKAAPVQPPR encoded by the coding sequence ATGTTCGGGCCGATGCGCTCTCTCATCGCTGCGTCGTTCATCGCATTCCCAGCCGCCGCCGGGCCGGATCCGGCGTCGGTGCTCCGGACGCTCCAGTCGACCGTCGAGCTGCATGACGTGGCGCTGTCGCGGGACGGAGCTCGCGTCGGCTGGGTGGAGCAGGTGCAGACGCCCGACGGGCCCTCGCCAGACGAGTCGATCGTCCAGGTCCTGGACCGGACGACCCCGTCCGCCACTCCGGTGCGCCTCACCGCCGGAAAAGACGGCAAGGCGCACGACGAACACGACCTCGACTTCAGTCCCGACGGGAGATCGCTGGCCTTCCTCTCCGACGCGGCGCAGCCGCACCAGCTGCAGCTCTATGTCGCCGACCTCGGCAACGCGACGGTACGGCAGCTCACGCAAGTTTCCGGTCATCTCTCCAAGCCGCGGTTTCGGCCCGACGGCCGCGAGATCGCGGTCCTCTTCATCGAGGGCGGCGCCGACGAGCAAGGCCCGCTCAAGCCGGCGGCGCGTCGGACCGGAGTGGTGGACGAGCAGGTGAAGGAGCAGCGGCTGGCGCTCGTTCCGGCGGACGGCAGCGCGCCGCTGCGGGCGGTCTCGCCGCCAGACCTCTTCCTCTACGAGTACGACTGGCGTCCCGACGGCGGCGCGGTGGCGGCGACGGGCGCCCATGGGTCGGGCGATGACAACTGGTGGATCGCGAAGCTGTTCTCCATCGACACGCACACGGGGGCGGCGCGCGTCGTGCATTCGCCGTCCCTGCAGATCTGCGAGCCGACCTTCAGCCCGGACGGCAGCCGGATCGCCTTCATCGAAGGCCTGATGAGCGACGCCGGCGCCAACGGCGGAGACATCTTCGTCGTGCCGGGGGACGGAAGCTCGAAGCCGCGCAACCTGACGGCCGGCCTGCGCGGCACGCCCGCCACGCTTCGCTGGCTGAAGCCGGGCGAGATCCTCCTCGGTCTCCAGATCGAGGGCACCTCTGCCTTCGCGTCCGTGCCGGTGGCCGGCGGCAAGCCCACAATCCTCTGGCGCGGTGCAGAGAACGTTCACGTGGAGTGGTCCGTCGGAGGGAGCTTTTCCGGGGACGGCAACGTCTCCGCTGCGGTGCGCGAGAGCTTCGATCGGGCTCCCGAGGTCATCGCCGGCGCCTTGGGAACGTGGCAACCCGTCACGCAGCGGAACGCCGCCTTGCGGCCAGTGGCGGGAGCAGCGCGCAGCCTGCGCTGGAAGAGCGACGCCTTCGACGTGCAAGGCTGGCTGCTCACACCCGGCGAGCCGCCTGCGCTCGGGACGAAGGCGCCGATGGTGGTGATCGTCCACGGCGGTCCGGCGTCGGCGGTGCGCCCGTCGTGGTCGCAGACGGCGCTCCTCCTCGCGAGCCAGGGCTACTACGTGCTGATGCCAAATCCGCGGGGATCGTTCGGCGGTGGCGAAGCATTCACCCGCGCCAACGTGAAGGACTTCGGGTACGGAGATCTTCGCGACATCGTCCGGGGAGTGGACGCGGCGGTGCGCGTCGCTCCCGTCGACCCGAAGCGCGTCGGCATCTACGGCCACAGCTACGGTGGCTACATGACGATGTGGGCCGTCACCCGCACGCACCGATTCGCCGCCGCCGTGGCCAGCGCCGGCATCGCGGATTGGCAGAGCTACTACGGGCAGAATCGCATCGACCAGTGGATGCTGCCCTACTTCGGCAAGAGCGTGTACGAAGACCCGCAGGTCTACGCGCGCTCCAGCCCCATCACCTTCATCCGCAACGTGAGGACGCCGACGCTCGTGTTGCACGGAGAGCGCGACGCCGAGGTCCCGCTCCCTCAGGGATACGAGTTCTGGCACGCATTGAAGGCGCTCGGCGTGGAGACGCAGCTCGTCGTCTACGAGGACGAAGGACATCGGATCCAGCGCCCCGACCACGTGCGCGATCGGGTCGAACGAATCGTCGGCTGGTTCGACTCCCATCTGAAGGCCGCCCCCGTCCAACCGCCCCGGTGA
- a CDS encoding ABC transporter ATP-binding protein produces the protein MTLALAGVSRAFGGVRAVDDATFTVGDGEVHGLIGPNGAGKTTLLNLISGLLRPTAGKIELDGRRIDGLPPNRIAALGVARTYQNIRLFGGLSAVDNVVVGEHLHRHAPFWRHLLLLPSARAEERTARTEADAELARVGMRERASTRAFNLSYGEQRRVEIARALAAHPKLVLLDEPTAGMNPNEAAAVARLVRDVTKQGRAVLLIEHNVRLVMQLCDRITVLNFGKVIAKGTPTEVGKDPTVIAAYLGEGA, from the coding sequence GTGACGCTCGCGCTCGCCGGCGTGTCGCGTGCGTTCGGAGGCGTGCGCGCCGTGGATGACGCCACGTTCACCGTCGGCGATGGCGAGGTGCACGGGCTGATCGGCCCCAACGGCGCGGGGAAGACGACGCTCCTGAACCTGATTTCCGGACTGCTGCGGCCCACCGCGGGAAAGATTGAGCTGGACGGACGCCGCATCGACGGCCTGCCGCCGAATCGCATCGCCGCGCTCGGCGTGGCGCGGACGTACCAGAACATCCGCCTCTTCGGCGGTCTCTCCGCTGTGGACAACGTCGTGGTCGGCGAGCACCTGCACCGGCATGCGCCGTTCTGGCGCCATCTGCTCCTCCTGCCCTCGGCGCGCGCGGAGGAGCGGACGGCTCGCACGGAGGCGGATGCGGAGCTGGCGCGCGTGGGGATGCGCGAGCGCGCCTCGACGCGCGCGTTCAATCTTTCCTACGGCGAACAGCGCCGCGTCGAGATTGCTCGCGCCTTGGCCGCGCACCCGAAGCTGGTGCTCCTCGACGAGCCCACCGCCGGGATGAACCCAAACGAGGCCGCCGCCGTCGCCCGGCTCGTCCGCGACGTGACGAAGCAAGGGCGGGCGGTGCTGCTCATCGAGCACAACGTCCGGCTGGTCATGCAGCTCTGCGATCGCATCACCGTCCTCAACTTCGGCAAGGTGATCGCGAAAGGAACCCCTACCGAGGTCGGCAAGGACCCGACGGTGATCGCCGCCTACCTGGGAGAAGGCGCGTGA
- a CDS encoding PilZ domain-containing protein → MNPVLRASPRYPVSLRVAFSDGDGTRVNEATSLSVGGMFVRTDRELPVGALVPVALELPDGDPPLPVQAKVLYSSGAPKARARTTGHGFGVQFVAEDATFRERVTRYIDSLLRDPKAPAARLLSIARDLLRDKGWTQLYPRAANGSYCLSGALREAAGNDRNLYRAALRSVGPRLNVAGCEHGGFDCHCAVIGWNDTEGRTREQVINKLDEAISAELAATRAATQH, encoded by the coding sequence TTGAACCCGGTGCTTCGAGCAAGCCCCCGCTATCCCGTCTCACTTCGCGTCGCCTTTTCCGACGGCGACGGGACGCGCGTGAACGAGGCGACGAGCCTCAGCGTCGGAGGCATGTTCGTCCGCACGGACCGTGAGCTCCCGGTCGGAGCATTGGTGCCGGTCGCGCTCGAGCTGCCCGACGGCGACCCTCCCCTTCCGGTGCAGGCGAAGGTCCTCTACAGTTCCGGCGCGCCGAAAGCCCGGGCGCGCACGACTGGACACGGCTTCGGCGTGCAGTTCGTCGCCGAAGACGCCACGTTCCGAGAGCGGGTCACGCGGTATATCGATTCGCTGCTGCGCGACCCGAAGGCGCCCGCCGCCCGGCTTCTCTCGATCGCGCGCGACCTGTTGCGAGACAAGGGCTGGACGCAGCTGTATCCGCGCGCTGCGAACGGCAGCTACTGTCTCAGCGGCGCGCTGCGCGAAGCGGCCGGCAACGACCGGAACCTCTATCGCGCCGCGCTCCGCTCCGTCGGGCCCCGTCTGAACGTCGCTGGCTGCGAGCACGGCGGTTTCGACTGCCATTGCGCCGTCATCGGCTGGAACGACACCGAGGGGCGCACGCGGGAGCAGGTCATCAACAAGCTCGACGAGGCCATCTCGGCCGAGCTTGCGGCGACGCGGGCTGCAACTCAGCACTGA
- a CDS encoding malate/lactate/ureidoglycolate dehydrogenase, with translation MPEHMIPPATLHRWTADLWRAAGSSEREAALVADHLVGANLSGHDSHGVGMTPRYVNALLEGDLQLNRKVEVVSDTGSILAIDGQRGLGQSVAFQAMELAIGRAHRDGVCVMGLRNAHHIGRVGHWAEQAVAGGMVSIHFTNAVSAPPMVAPYGGTQARFLTNPFTVGIRGPGGDPIVLDFATSAIAHGKVRVAYNRKVKVPPGCLIDAGGCPTDDPTVMFEPEEGPRGALVPFAAHKGYALAMICELLGAALTGGPTTRPGNMTMKSAIWNNMLVIVFDSTRLGSSSAFESEARAFIEWVRSAPLSGEIDSILMPGDPERRSRKARASGVPVDGGTLAQLDGAAEAIARTRGRSPGPLSAALQC, from the coding sequence ATGCCGGAACACATGATCCCCCCAGCGACGCTGCACCGATGGACCGCCGATCTCTGGCGGGCCGCGGGATCCAGCGAACGGGAGGCGGCGCTCGTCGCCGACCACCTGGTCGGCGCCAACCTGTCCGGTCACGACTCTCACGGCGTGGGCATGACGCCCCGCTACGTGAACGCGCTGCTGGAGGGCGATCTGCAGCTGAACCGGAAGGTCGAGGTCGTCTCCGACACCGGATCCATTCTCGCCATCGACGGTCAGCGGGGGCTCGGACAGTCTGTCGCCTTCCAGGCAATGGAGCTTGCGATCGGGCGCGCCCACCGCGACGGCGTCTGCGTGATGGGATTGCGAAACGCGCACCACATCGGACGGGTGGGGCATTGGGCGGAACAGGCCGTCGCCGGCGGAATGGTCTCAATCCACTTCACCAACGCGGTGTCGGCGCCGCCGATGGTCGCGCCGTATGGAGGAACCCAGGCACGGTTCCTCACCAATCCGTTCACGGTCGGCATCCGCGGGCCCGGCGGCGATCCCATCGTGCTCGACTTCGCCACCAGCGCCATCGCGCACGGAAAGGTGCGCGTCGCCTACAACCGCAAGGTCAAGGTGCCGCCGGGCTGCCTGATCGATGCCGGGGGCTGTCCCACCGATGACCCCACCGTGATGTTCGAGCCCGAAGAGGGCCCACGCGGCGCGCTGGTCCCGTTCGCGGCGCACAAGGGCTATGCGCTGGCCATGATCTGCGAGCTGCTCGGCGCGGCGCTCACCGGCGGTCCCACCACGCGGCCTGGGAACATGACGATGAAGAGCGCCATCTGGAACAACATGCTGGTCATCGTCTTCGACTCGACGAGGCTGGGGTCGTCCAGCGCGTTCGAGAGCGAGGCGCGCGCGTTCATCGAGTGGGTGCGCTCGGCTCCGCTCTCCGGCGAGATCGACTCCATCCTGATGCCGGGCGATCCGGAGCGTCGCTCGCGCAAAGCGCGCGCCAGCGGCGTGCCCGTCGACGGCGGCACTCTCGCGCAACTCGACGGCGCCGCGGAGGCCATCGCGCGCACGAGGGGACGTTCGCCGGGGCCGCTCTCCGCCGCGCTTCAGTGCTGA